From the genome of Pedosphaera parvula Ellin514:
TGTATTTCAATTCCTTTGTGGTGTATGCCGTTATCGGTTCCACTCCGTTTTTCGCGGCCCTCTATCACGCATTCAAGGTGTTGGGATACGTAAGACAAAACAAGACATTCTCGCAGGCGACCGTGAATTCTTTGCGGATCATAAAATATTGCGCACTGGCCCTTATCGGTTTTGTTGCGGTAAGCGTCATTTTCATGATCGGTGGCGACCGGGAAGACAGGCCGGCCGGGCTTTTCATGCGCATCCTCGTTACCGTTCCTTCAATCATCGTCGCCACCGTGGTGACTATATCCGAGCGGATTTTGCAAAAGGCCCTGGATATAAAATCCGAGAACGACTTGACGGTATAAGGGGACCAGCATGGCAATCATCATCAATATCGACGTCATGTTGGCGAAGCGGAAGATGAGCGTCACCGAACTCGCCGAAAAAGTCGGCATCACGATGGCCAACATTTCCGTCTTGAAAAACGGCAAGGCCAAAGCCGTCCGGCTATCAACCTTGGAGGCGATTTGCAACGCCTTGGAATGCCAGCCCGGCGATATTTTGGAATATAAAAAGTAAAGACAGTGTCTCCGGGATAAGGCTCGATTGCCCCCCCATTCGCGTACGCGGTCCAGGTTTCAATCCCTCGCGCCAGCTTCCCAACCGACTTACGGCGAAAACCAAAATGATGGCAAATAGTAATTACTTTGGCCCGACCCGTTTCTGACCCGTTTCTGTCAACGTCACCAAGTACCACATACCACAGTAATGATGCGCGGCGGCTGCATCCTGGCTGCAAGCTGGCATCGGACGAACTGTGATGCACCACCGCACGGATTTAAATTATTGCCGCCGGAACAGCGCTCATTATCATGTGAGACATGGGTGATAAGAGTGTTAAACAGCCTGTGTTGGCACTGAAGGACTTTCTGACGGGGAGCCCTCCTGGGACTCTTTGTTCTGTTCGGCTTACGGGAGTGGCTGCTGGTATTAGTGTCCAGTTCAAGGTGCCCGTTCTTAATCTTTACTGCACCGATGAAGCATGCGAGGACTTTACGCAGTTTGATCCCAATGTTTCTGAACGCACTGTCCATGTTAATCCAGATGCGGACATCTTCATAAGTTATCGCTGTCGGCATTGCAGACGTTCACAAAAGACTTATGCATTGAGAATTACAGAAGCGGAAAGCTTCACCCTTAATGAAATTGTTGAGGCCAGAATCTTAAAGTACGGAGAGCTTCCCGAGGTGAATCTTGCTCTAACAAGCCGCATCAGCAAGTTAATTGGCCAGGACAGGGACTTCTTTTATAAAGGAGTAAAGGCGGAGTGCTCTGGTCTGGGGATCGCTGCATTCACCTATTATCGGCGAGTAGTGGAAAACCAAAAAGACAGAATTTTTGATGAAATTATTAAGGTTTGCAAGCGACTCGGAGTCACGGGAGATATCGTTGCAG
Proteins encoded in this window:
- a CDS encoding helix-turn-helix domain-containing protein, with the protein product MAIIINIDVMLAKRKMSVTELAEKVGITMANISVLKNGKAKAVRLSTLEAICNALECQPGDILEYKK
- a CDS encoding DUF2975 domain-containing protein — translated: MNRGSTIFLQGVIVLIGIGALAFMLWEPHVEGANANATLFQMYFNSFVVYAVIGSTPFFAALYHAFKVLGYVRQNKTFSQATVNSLRIIKYCALALIGFVAVSVIFMIGGDREDRPAGLFMRILVTVPSIIVATVVTISERILQKALDIKSENDLTV